GCGGCGCCGATTGCGTAGGTGGCGCTTCGGCGCAGGCGCCGAAGGACAAACCCGTACAACCGAACGAACACACCTGACGAAGCATCATCAGAGACGGGGAATCGATCGTGCGCGTTTTGGCTGCGGGTGACAACTTCGTCGGCCCCGACCTGCTCGAGTCGGCACTGCGGTCCGAGCTGGAAGGGTCCGAGCAGGAGGATCCGGAGGTCGGCAAGCTCAAGCTGCCCTGGCCGGTGGAGCCCTTCGGCCCGGTCGGCGGGGTCGAGGAGGCCAGCGGAAGCGAAGAGCAGATAATCGAGGCCGTCGACGGCGCCACGGCCTGCGTCACGCAGATGGGGCCGTTCACCGGGCGGGTGTTCGCGGCGGCCCCCCAACTCGAGCTGGTGTCCGTGTGCCGGGGCGGTCCGATCAACGTCGACCTGGCCGCGGCCACCGAGGCCGGGGTCTCGGTCACCTACGCCCCGGGGCGCAACGCGGCCGCGGCCGCCGAGTACGCGGTCGGCATGATCCTCGCCGCGCTGCGCCGCATCCCCGATTCGGACTCCGAGCTCAAGAAGGGGAACTGGCGCGGGGACTTCTACGCCTACCCCGAGGCCGGGGTCGAACTGGAGGGCGGCACGGTCGGGCTCGTCGGCTACGGGGCCATCGGCAGCCGGGTGGCGCGGGTGCTGCGCGCCTTCGGCGCCGAGGTGCTGGTAGCCGACCCCTACACCGAGCCGGACCGGCTCCGCGCCGACGGTGTCGAACCGGTGGAGCTGGAGAGCATGCTGCCGCGCTGCTCGGTGGTGAGCCTGCACGCCAGGCTCACCCCGGAAACCAGGAACCTGCTGGACGCGGGGAAGCTCGACCTGCTGCCCGAAGGAGCCGTGCTGGTCAACACCGCCCGCGGCGGGTTGCTCGACTACACCCCGCTGCCGGGGCTGCTGCGCTCCGGCAAGCTCGGTGCGCTGGCGCTGGACGTCTACGACGTGGAACCGCCGCCCGCCGACTGGCCGCTGCACGACGCGCCCAACGTCATCACCACCCCGCACCTGGCCGGGGCCACGCGGCAGACCGCGCATCGTGCGGCCGGGATCGTCGCGGCGGAGGTCGGCCGTTTCGCGCGGGGTGAGCAGCAGGCGCATCTCGCCAACCCCGACGTTCGAGGGATCCGGACATGATCACCGCTGTCGACATCGGAACTTCGCTCACCAAGGCCGCCGCCTTCGACGACGGTGGCCGGGTGCTGGCCGAGGCCAGCAGGAACTCCCACCTGGAGTACTACGCCGACGGGCGGGTCGAGCAGGACCTCGACGACGTCGTGTCCACGGTCGCCGCCGTGGTCCGCGAAGTGGGGGAGCGCACCGGCACGCGCCCGCGCGCCGTCGCCCTCACCGGACAGGGGGACGGGCTGTGGCTGCGGGACGCCAGCGGCAGGCCCGTGCGCAGCCCGATCTCGTGGATGGACGGCCGTGCGGCGCCGGTCGTGCGGCAGTGGCAGCGCGACGGGGTCAGCAGGAGGGTCTACGAACGCACCGGCAACGGGCTCTTCCCGGGATCCCACGGGCCACTGCTGGCCCACCTCGCCGATCACGAGCCGGAGTCGCTGCGCGCCGCCGATGTGGCGGGCTACTGCGTCGACTCCGTGCTGCACGTGCTGACCGGGGAGATCAGCGTCGACGCCTCGGACGCCTCGGTCCCGTTCCTGGACGCGGACACGCGCTGCTACGACGACGCGGCGCTGGAGGCCTGCGGGCTGGCCGAGTACAAGCACCTGCTGCCGAAGCCGGCCAAGCCGCGTCAGATCTTCGAACTCGACTCCAACGGGGCCGAGCTGCTCGGGCTGCCCGCCGGTACACCGGTCACGGCCGGCCCTTTCGACCTGCCCGCCTGCGCGGTCGGGGGTGGGCTGAACGAGTTCGGCGACGGGTTGTTGACCGTGGGCACCACGCTGGCCTGCCAGGTGCTGACGGAGGTGGGCAACCGGCGCTGGCAGGACGAGCCCTCCGGGATGTGGTTGTGCACACCCGAGGAGAACCAGCTGCTGCACGGCATGCCCGCCATGGTGGGCACGGCCAGCCTGGACTGGGTGCTGGAACTGCTCGGGCTGGGCATCGACGATCTGGGGGCGCAGCTGGAGGCCAGCCCGCCCGGGGCCAACGACGTCTCGGCGCTGCCGTTCCTGGCGCCAGGCGGGGAGCGTTCCCCGTTCGTGGACCCCGGGGCCAGCGGTCAGTTGAGCGGGGTGCGGATCGGGACCACGCG
This genomic stretch from Actinopolyspora halophila DSM 43834 harbors:
- a CDS encoding FGGY-family carbohydrate kinase; this translates as MITAVDIGTSLTKAAAFDDGGRVLAEASRNSHLEYYADGRVEQDLDDVVSTVAAVVREVGERTGTRPRAVALTGQGDGLWLRDASGRPVRSPISWMDGRAAPVVRQWQRDGVSRRVYERTGNGLFPGSHGPLLAHLADHEPESLRAADVAGYCVDSVLHVLTGEISVDASDASVPFLDADTRCYDDAALEACGLAEYKHLLPKPAKPRQIFELDSNGAELLGLPAGTPVTAGPFDLPACAVGGGLNEFGDGLLTVGTTLACQVLTEVGNRRWQDEPSGMWLCTPEENQLLHGMPAMVGTASLDWVLELLGLGIDDLGAQLEASPPGANDVSALPFLAPGGERSPFVDPGASGQLSGVRIGTTRADVVRAVCESVAYAARHCFEAAGLDGKLVACGGGTRSHPWAQVFADVLGQPLHLPDDPGMGARGAAVTAARALGDPVDSGEWTLPTREVTPNPEVRQRYEDGYHRYRQTLASMRELWRSG
- a CDS encoding 2-hydroxyacid dehydrogenase, producing the protein MRVLAAGDNFVGPDLLESALRSELEGSEQEDPEVGKLKLPWPVEPFGPVGGVEEASGSEEQIIEAVDGATACVTQMGPFTGRVFAAAPQLELVSVCRGGPINVDLAAATEAGVSVTYAPGRNAAAAAEYAVGMILAALRRIPDSDSELKKGNWRGDFYAYPEAGVELEGGTVGLVGYGAIGSRVARVLRAFGAEVLVADPYTEPDRLRADGVEPVELESMLPRCSVVSLHARLTPETRNLLDAGKLDLLPEGAVLVNTARGGLLDYTPLPGLLRSGKLGALALDVYDVEPPPADWPLHDAPNVITTPHLAGATRQTAHRAAGIVAAEVGRFARGEQQAHLANPDVRGIRT